AAAGAACACCAGCCTATGTATATTATAGATAACTACCTTATACCTGTACTGGACACTATTGGTATAAAGTTTGAAAAGGGTGAGATTTTTCTTCCCCAGTTAATTCAGACTGCCGAAACTGTAAAATACTTTTTTGAAATACTAAAAGAAGAAATGATAAAAGAGAAGAAAGTTTTTGTAAATAAAGGTGATATTATACTTGCTACAGTAAAAGGCGATATTCATGATATTGGAAAAAATATCGTAAAAATTGTTTTGGAAAATTACGGTTATAATATTATTGATCTGGGGAAAGATGTTCCTGTGGAAAAAGTCGTTAATACTGCCAAGGAAAAAAATGTACATCTTATAGGACTTAGCGCTCTTATGACCACTACTGTAAAGAGTATGGAGGAAACTATAAAGGCTCTGCGTGATAGTAATACAGAATGTAAGATATTTGTGGGAGGTGCTGTTCTCACTCAGGAATATGCCGATATGATTGGTGCTGATTTCTATGCCGAAGATGCACAGGAATCTGTGAGAATTGCAGATAAGTTTTTTAATGAGAGCAAATAAAAAATAGGTTTTCAGCCTATTTTTTATTGCATATTATTTTTTTAGATAACTTAAAAGCTATTATAATTATAAATAATTTTTAAATTTTCTACACTGTTTTTTTCTCGAAAGCATTATATTTTACTAAGCTAACAAAGCTCTAACAGCTTCTGATACATAACACAGTAATTTTTTATAATCTTCCAGACTGTCCATTACATAAATACCACATGTATCAGACTCGCTGTCTGTATTGACTTTATCCAGAAAATCAGGATAATTTTTTTCAATATATTCGCATAAATAATCTTCCCATCCATAGCCGTTAACTTCGAATCCCTTGGCTTCCAAAGCTTCACTTAACTCCTCCATATCCTCTGACTCATCGTCAAACGGATATAAATCGAAGGCATAACATATTCCTCTTGTTATCTCTTCTATTGTTAAATTAAACGAGATGTATTCATCATTTTCCCACAGATCTGCTTTTACCTGCTCCATATAATCACTGCTAATTTCAGTATTTTCCAAATGTAACTCTAAATAACTGTTTTTCATTTAATCACCTGCTCTAATTAAAAAAATATATAACTTTATAATCTAATAAAATAATTTTTTCTGTTATGAAACACTCTTATATTTCAATATCTTTATATTCATCATCATTATACTGATTATAAAGAGTGATATCATTATAAAAATTCATATATAAAAGATTCGCAAAAGGAAAAGCAAAAAAAGTAAAAAGTCCTGCTCCCACAAGTGGAATAATTACTAAAACCGCCATTAAAGCAATACTTATAAACCATAACATAAAAAATTTCTCCTTATGCCCTGACATTAACATTTGGCTTTCTTTAATAGATTCATTTATTCCATAATCAGGGTTCTCTATCATTAAGAACAGAGCCTGCGAATATGAAAAATATTTTATAATCCCCGGTATTATGAATAAACAT
The sequence above is drawn from the Sebaldella sp. S0638 genome and encodes:
- a CDS encoding Imm51 family immunity protein; this encodes MKNSYLELHLENTEISSDYMEQVKADLWENDEYISFNLTIEEITRGICYAFDLYPFDDESEDMEELSEALEAKGFEVNGYGWEDYLCEYIEKNYPDFLDKVNTDSESDTCGIYVMDSLEDYKKLLCYVSEAVRALLA